From a region of the Nocardia sp. XZ_19_385 genome:
- a CDS encoding acyl-CoA desaturase, protein MTILTETKDGPLVLTPDQIEELGKALDELRARVVADLGDRDREYIYSIIKAQRGFEIAGRGLMYLGFLPPVWLAAVGALSVSKILDNMEIGHNVMHGQYDWMREPDLNSREFEWDTVCPAEQWRHSHNYMHHTFTNIHNKDRDIGYGILRMDESQQWNPLRLGQPLYAFALMMLFEWGVMGHDLEVENIVRGRRSWGEIKKLVKGQWRKAGKQVLKDYLIFPALTGPLFASTLAGNVTANLVRNVWAYSIIFCGHFPTGVQTFTEEETAEETRGEWYVRQMLGSANISGSRLFHIMSGNLSHQIEHHLFPDLPANRYPEMAPEVRALCEKYGLPYNTGPLSKQVASVWWKICKLALPPSLVSSESAPSVIVMRQQKATEVGV, encoded by the coding sequence CCGCTGGTCCTGACCCCGGACCAGATCGAGGAGCTGGGTAAGGCGCTCGACGAGCTGCGTGCTCGCGTCGTCGCCGACCTGGGCGACCGCGACCGGGAATACATCTACTCGATCATCAAGGCGCAGCGCGGTTTCGAGATCGCCGGGCGCGGCCTGATGTATCTGGGTTTCCTGCCGCCGGTCTGGCTGGCCGCGGTCGGGGCGCTGAGTGTATCCAAGATCTTGGACAACATGGAGATCGGCCACAACGTGATGCACGGCCAGTACGACTGGATGCGTGAGCCGGACCTGAACTCCCGTGAGTTCGAGTGGGACACCGTCTGCCCCGCCGAGCAGTGGCGGCACTCGCACAACTACATGCACCACACCTTCACCAACATCCACAACAAGGACCGCGACATCGGCTACGGCATCCTGCGGATGGACGAGTCACAGCAGTGGAATCCGCTGCGCCTGGGGCAGCCGCTGTACGCGTTCGCGCTGATGATGCTGTTCGAGTGGGGCGTGATGGGCCACGACCTCGAGGTCGAGAACATCGTGCGCGGCCGGCGCTCCTGGGGTGAGATCAAGAAGCTGGTCAAGGGGCAGTGGCGCAAGGCGGGCAAGCAGGTTCTCAAGGATTACCTGATCTTCCCGGCGCTGACCGGACCGCTGTTCGCCAGCACCCTGGCGGGGAACGTGACCGCCAACCTGGTTCGCAACGTCTGGGCCTACTCGATTATCTTCTGCGGGCACTTCCCGACCGGCGTACAGACGTTCACCGAGGAAGAGACCGCCGAGGAGACCCGCGGCGAGTGGTATGTGCGGCAGATGCTGGGTTCGGCGAACATCTCCGGCAGCAGGCTGTTCCACATCATGTCCGGGAATTTGTCGCACCAGATCGAGCATCATCTGTTCCCGGACCTGCCGGCGAATCGTTATCCGGAGATGGCGCCGGAGGTGCGTGCGCTGTGTGAGAAATACGGCCTGCCCTACAACACCGGCCCGCTGAGCAAGCAGGTCGCGTCGGTCTGGTGGAAGATTTGCAAGCTCGCACTTCCGCCTTCGCTGGTCTCATCCGAGTCCGCGCCCAGTGTTATCGTGATGCGTCAGCAAAAGGCGACCGAAGTCGGTGTGTGA
- a CDS encoding DUF4254 domain-containing protein gives MQYAESTSSDPRIGTDELPHRSALLRAFREPSDPSHRKHRVLTAAHELVECHERRRSALQAAHALDAAPSRVAACSQLVDDIDEHRRELIAVIDDWVATNVAHRTGASLHTETLGAVIDRMAAKWIAAQQALGMNGHGSAPPPQVASRNHDADAHLQWTRLAELADGYQDLITDVVEHRRRLPVW, from the coding sequence ATGCAATACGCCGAGTCTACGAGTTCTGACCCCCGCATCGGAACCGACGAGTTGCCGCATCGCTCAGCGCTGTTACGCGCGTTTCGCGAACCCTCCGATCCCAGCCATCGCAAGCACCGCGTGCTCACAGCCGCGCACGAACTGGTGGAGTGCCACGAGCGGCGCAGGAGTGCCCTGCAGGCCGCGCACGCCCTCGACGCCGCCCCCAGCCGGGTCGCGGCCTGCAGCCAGCTGGTGGACGACATCGACGAGCACCGCCGCGAGCTGATCGCCGTCATCGACGACTGGGTCGCGACCAACGTCGCGCACCGCACCGGCGCCTCCCTGCACACCGAAACCCTGGGTGCGGTAATCGACCGCATGGCAGCGAAATGGATTGCGGCACAACAAGCTCTGGGAATGAACGGTCATGGCTCGGCACCGCCACCGCAGGTGGCGTCGCGCAATCACGACGCCGACGCCCACCTGCAATGGACTCGGCTGGCCGAACTGGCCGACGGCTACCAGGACCTGATCACCGACGTGGTTGAACACCGGCGCCGGCTTCCGGTCTGGTGA
- a CDS encoding excalibur calcium-binding domain-containing protein, which yields MRKSRPAVLAVGVVLIAVLVLTMSGCGKSKKKKKHSSSSPGTSQTTGTPYRDCEEAWRLGNPPIRKTDKGYSVSLDRLDGKEDGVACATRPSSTRTPTKAPTPTKTR from the coding sequence ATGCGCAAATCTCGTCCGGCCGTGCTGGCCGTCGGCGTCGTACTCATCGCCGTGCTGGTGCTGACCATGAGCGGCTGCGGAAAGAGCAAGAAGAAGAAAAAGCACTCCAGCTCCTCGCCCGGCACCTCGCAGACCACCGGCACGCCGTATCGGGACTGTGAGGAGGCCTGGCGGCTGGGTAACCCGCCGATCCGCAAGACCGACAAGGGTTATTCGGTCAGCCTGGACCGGCTCGACGGCAAAGAGGACGGTGTGGCCTGCGCCACCCGCCCGAGCTCGACCCGGACCCCGACCAAGGCGCCGACGCCGACGAAGACCCGCTGA
- a CDS encoding DUF4389 domain-containing protein yields the protein MTGFDSTGLGLEKPGPAVNPVRIRGDLDPAVSRWMWLVKWILAIPHYIVLFFLSIGYVLVWIIALLLILFTGKYPRDLFDFTVGVLRWSWRVGFYAWSPLGTDKYPPFSLRSDENYPADLEVDYPGQFSRGLVLVKWWLLAIPHYLVVMAFAGGGYMAFSDDYGMSWIALVPILTLIAVIALLFTATYPARLFDFIMGLQRWSLRVQVYSSLLRDEYPPFRLDQGPREPGSVEVIQRADS from the coding sequence ATGACTGGGTTCGATTCAACAGGGCTAGGGCTCGAGAAACCGGGTCCCGCCGTCAACCCCGTACGAATTCGAGGAGATCTCGACCCCGCGGTATCGCGGTGGATGTGGCTGGTCAAGTGGATTCTGGCAATTCCGCACTACATCGTGCTGTTCTTCCTCAGCATCGGTTATGTGCTGGTCTGGATCATCGCGTTGCTGCTGATCCTGTTCACCGGTAAATATCCGCGCGATCTGTTCGACTTCACGGTCGGCGTGCTGCGCTGGAGTTGGCGGGTGGGCTTCTATGCCTGGTCGCCGCTGGGCACCGACAAATATCCGCCGTTCAGTCTGCGCAGCGACGAGAACTATCCGGCAGATCTGGAAGTCGACTATCCCGGGCAATTCAGCCGCGGGCTGGTGCTGGTGAAATGGTGGCTGCTGGCGATACCGCACTATTTGGTGGTCATGGCCTTCGCCGGCGGGGGATATATGGCCTTCTCCGACGATTACGGCATGTCCTGGATCGCGCTGGTGCCGATCCTGACATTGATCGCGGTGATCGCACTGCTGTTCACCGCGACCTATCCGGCGCGGCTGTTCGATTTCATCATGGGTCTGCAGCGCTGGTCGTTGCGTGTACAGGTGTACTCCTCGCTGCTGCGCGACGAGTACCCGCCGTTCCGGTTGGATCAGGGACCGCGGGAGCCCGGGTCGGTCGAGGTGATTCAGCGCGCGGACTCGTAG
- a CDS encoding ATP-binding cassette domain-containing protein, whose product MADSGLSDAIIEIENLTRQFTLYRKNGRRWRRQRDTITAVDQMTFRIERGAAVGYIGANGAGKSTTIKMLTGILVPTAGNVRTCGLEPVRQRRELAARIGVVFGQRSQLWWDLPLRESFSILAAIHRLEPDMTRKRTYELVEQLEMAETLDTPVRQLSLGQRMRAEVAAALLHCPELVILDEPTIGLDVLSKQRLREFLRAERVDRGTTLLLTTHDMGDIERLCDRVLVVDHGRLVYDGSLTGLGHTVGARRVLVVDLAEPTPDLVDLPCHAELLTSEGDGIRQRLAFDARTTTAAQLLAAVSDRAEVRDLSIEEPEIEDVVRRIYESAR is encoded by the coding sequence GTGGCAGACAGCGGCTTATCGGATGCGATCATCGAAATCGAGAACCTCACAAGGCAGTTCACGCTGTACCGCAAGAACGGCCGACGTTGGCGCAGACAGCGCGACACCATCACCGCGGTCGACCAGATGACCTTCCGCATCGAACGAGGCGCCGCGGTCGGGTACATCGGTGCCAACGGCGCGGGCAAATCGACCACCATCAAGATGCTCACCGGCATTCTGGTGCCCACCGCGGGCAACGTGCGCACCTGCGGGCTGGAACCGGTCCGGCAGCGCCGGGAGCTGGCCGCGCGCATCGGTGTGGTGTTCGGGCAGCGTTCGCAGCTGTGGTGGGATCTGCCGCTGCGCGAATCGTTCTCGATCCTGGCCGCCATCCATCGCCTGGAGCCCGACATGACCCGCAAACGCACCTATGAACTGGTCGAACAGCTGGAAATGGCCGAAACCCTGGACACTCCGGTGCGCCAGCTCTCGCTGGGCCAGCGGATGCGCGCGGAAGTCGCTGCGGCCCTACTCCATTGCCCCGAGCTGGTGATCCTCGACGAACCCACCATCGGCCTGGATGTGCTGTCCAAGCAGCGGTTACGCGAATTCCTGCGCGCCGAACGCGTCGACCGCGGCACCACACTGCTGCTCACCACCCACGACATGGGCGATATCGAGCGGCTGTGCGACCGCGTGCTCGTCGTCGATCACGGGCGCCTGGTCTACGACGGCTCGCTCACCGGGCTCGGCCACACCGTGGGCGCCCGGCGGGTGCTGGTGGTCGACCTGGCCGAGCCCACACCCGACCTGGTCGACCTACCCTGCCACGCGGAACTACTCACCAGCGAGGGTGACGGCATCCGTCAGCGACTCGCCTTCGACGCTCGAACCACCACGGCCGCACAACTTCTCGCGGCCGTTTCCGATCGCGCGGAGGTGCGCGATCTCTCCATCGAGGAACCCGAGATCGAGGACGTCGTCCGCCGGATCTACGAGTCCGCGCGCTGA
- a CDS encoding ABC transporter permease: protein MVELRVDNEPYGSWLTPYSAVLRSRIRAQRVYRLSFVSEVFSAFLIGIVEFAEVWVIFHQVRVLGGLDMDAALLLFGLSNTGFALAQVLVGHLDQLPTLIRQGTLDSYHLRPQPLLLQLITGDISIRRFARASVAMVILGIGLLRNDIDWSPATFVLLATTLITGVLLFAGIFVCAAGLQFFLIDGAELTNSFTYGGSFAAMQPASVFPTPLKLLFGFAIPVAFTAYLPTIALLQLPGPDILPAWLAWLAPLAALWVWGVAFWLWRLGTRHYQGGGG from the coding sequence GTGGTTGAACTACGGGTCGACAACGAGCCCTACGGCAGCTGGCTCACCCCCTACTCCGCGGTGCTGCGGTCCCGAATCCGCGCGCAGCGCGTCTACCGGCTGTCTTTCGTCAGCGAAGTCTTCAGCGCGTTCCTGATCGGCATCGTCGAGTTCGCCGAAGTGTGGGTCATCTTCCATCAGGTGCGCGTACTCGGCGGCCTGGACATGGACGCCGCGCTGCTGCTGTTCGGTTTGAGCAACACCGGTTTCGCGCTGGCACAGGTATTGGTCGGCCACCTGGACCAGCTGCCCACCTTGATCCGGCAGGGCACGCTGGACTCCTACCACCTGCGACCGCAACCGCTGCTGTTGCAACTCATCACCGGCGATATCTCGATCCGCCGCTTCGCCCGCGCCTCGGTCGCCATGGTGATTCTGGGAATCGGATTGCTACGCAACGATATCGACTGGAGCCCGGCTACTTTCGTCCTCCTTGCCACTACTCTGATAACCGGCGTCCTGCTCTTCGCGGGCATTTTCGTCTGCGCGGCCGGGCTGCAGTTCTTCCTGATCGACGGTGCCGAACTGACCAACAGCTTCACCTACGGGGGATCCTTCGCCGCCATGCAGCCCGCCTCCGTCTTCCCCACCCCGCTGAAACTGCTGTTCGGCTTTGCCATCCCGGTCGCGTTCACGGCCTACCTGCCCACCATCGCACTACTCCAGCTACCTGGACCGGACATCTTGCCTGCCTGGCTGGCATGGCTGGCACCCCTGGCCGCACTGTGGGTGTGGGGAGTCGCGTTCTGGCTGTGGCGGCTCGGAACCAGGCACTACCAAGGAGGTGGCGGATAA
- a CDS encoding ABC-2 family transporter protein: protein MAAAAKVWRAQRVYHQLAVAGFRRQAQYKLAMFAGLFTNCVFGMVRAAVMVAAVRAGSEFGGYDEGTIGAYVWLSQGLLGAMQFMGPPLELVDRVKNGDIAIDFLRPVDIQLGYLATDLGRAACTMLPRGIPSVVFGVLTFGAAMPTTPGPYLWGMLSLLCAVTLSFLCLFAVGLIGFWVIETRGLRVLYQICGTFLAGLFVPVHMFPDWLRTVAHATPFPSILQAPIDILSGRATGMEPVTLVGIQVFWVLVVGAAGRILLAAGRRRLEVQGG, encoded by the coding sequence TTGGCTGCGGCAGCGAAAGTGTGGCGAGCCCAACGGGTCTACCACCAACTCGCCGTCGCCGGATTCCGCAGGCAGGCCCAATACAAGCTGGCGATGTTCGCTGGGCTTTTCACCAATTGCGTCTTCGGCATGGTCCGGGCGGCCGTGATGGTGGCGGCGGTCCGGGCCGGCAGCGAGTTCGGCGGATACGACGAAGGCACCATCGGCGCGTACGTTTGGTTATCCCAGGGACTGCTCGGCGCCATGCAGTTCATGGGCCCGCCACTGGAATTGGTCGACCGAGTCAAGAACGGCGACATCGCCATCGACTTCCTGCGCCCGGTAGACATCCAACTCGGCTACCTCGCAACCGATCTCGGCCGCGCCGCATGCACCATGCTGCCGCGTGGCATCCCGAGCGTCGTCTTCGGTGTGCTCACCTTCGGCGCGGCCATGCCCACCACACCCGGCCCCTACCTCTGGGGCATGCTGAGCCTGCTGTGCGCCGTCACCCTGTCGTTCCTGTGCCTGTTCGCCGTCGGGCTGATCGGTTTCTGGGTGATCGAAACCCGGGGCCTGCGGGTGCTGTATCAGATCTGCGGCACCTTCCTGGCAGGGCTGTTCGTCCCGGTGCACATGTTCCCCGACTGGTTGCGCACCGTCGCCCACGCCACCCCCTTCCCGTCGATTCTGCAGGCCCCCATCGACATCCTGTCCGGACGCGCGACCGGTATGGAGCCGGTGACCCTCGTCGGCATCCAGGTGTTCTGGGTCCTGGTGGTCGGCGCGGCCGGGCGCATCCTGCTCGCGGCGGGCCGCCGCAGGCTGGAGGTGCAGGGTGGTTGA
- the ectB gene encoding diaminobutyrate--2-oxoglutarate transaminase translates to MTACRSAQGTVFETLESNVRGYCRSWPTVFDTASGAWLRDEQGKDYLDFFAGAGSLNYGHNNPVLKRALLDYIAGDGITHGLDMSTVAKRKLLETLRDTLFEPRELDYKVQFPGPTGANAVEAALKLARKVTGRQPILNFTNAFHGMSLGALAVTGSAAKRAGAGVPLLHVAPMPYDGYLGGEDELRWMRRALDDSSSGLDKPAAVIVETVQGEGGVNVARAAWLRELAELCSARGILLIVDDIQMGCGRTGGFFSFEFAGITPDIVTLSKSIGGYGLPMALVLFRPELDQWAPGEHNGTFRGNNAAFVTARVALERYWADGVLEASTLAKGARVGGALAEMAAAHPGLSVRGRGLVQGLVFDDASQAAKACRLAFERGLLVETSGSEDEVIKLLPPLTITDDELEHGLAVLAGAVAAIRGG, encoded by the coding sequence ATGACTGCTTGTAGATCGGCCCAGGGGACCGTTTTCGAAACCCTCGAATCGAATGTTCGCGGTTACTGCAGGTCCTGGCCCACCGTGTTCGACACCGCGAGCGGCGCTTGGCTGCGCGACGAGCAGGGCAAGGACTATCTCGACTTCTTCGCGGGTGCGGGCTCGCTGAACTACGGGCACAACAATCCGGTGCTGAAACGCGCGCTGCTGGACTACATTGCGGGCGACGGGATCACCCATGGGCTGGATATGTCCACGGTGGCCAAGCGGAAACTGCTGGAAACCCTGCGTGACACTCTCTTCGAACCGCGCGAACTGGATTACAAGGTGCAGTTTCCCGGGCCCACCGGAGCCAATGCGGTGGAGGCCGCATTGAAATTGGCACGGAAGGTCACCGGACGGCAGCCGATTCTGAACTTCACCAATGCTTTCCACGGCATGTCGCTCGGCGCGTTGGCAGTGACGGGCAGTGCCGCGAAACGGGCGGGGGCCGGAGTGCCGCTGCTGCACGTCGCGCCGATGCCCTACGACGGATATCTCGGGGGAGAGGACGAACTGCGCTGGATGCGGCGCGCCCTCGACGATTCGTCCTCGGGGCTGGACAAACCCGCCGCCGTCATCGTGGAAACCGTGCAGGGCGAGGGTGGGGTGAACGTGGCCCGCGCCGCCTGGCTGCGGGAACTGGCCGAATTGTGCTCGGCGCGCGGCATTCTGCTCATCGTCGACGACATCCAGATGGGCTGCGGGCGCACCGGCGGCTTCTTCTCCTTCGAGTTCGCGGGGATCACCCCGGACATCGTGACGCTGTCGAAGTCGATCGGCGGCTACGGATTGCCCATGGCGCTGGTGCTTTTCCGGCCCGAGCTGGACCAGTGGGCGCCCGGCGAGCACAACGGCACCTTCCGGGGTAACAACGCGGCATTCGTCACGGCACGGGTGGCGCTGGAGCGTTATTGGGCCGATGGTGTGCTGGAGGCGTCGACGCTGGCCAAGGGGGCGCGGGTGGGCGGCGCACTGGCGGAGATGGCCGCCGCGCACCCGGGTCTGTCGGTCCGGGGCCGGGGCCTGGTGCAGGGCTTGGTCTTCGACGACGCGTCGCAGGCCGCGAAGGCCTGCCGCCTCGCCTTCGAGCGAGGCCTGCTGGTGGAAACCTCCGGTTCCGAGGACGAGGTGATCAAACTCCTGCCGCCACTGACCATCACCGACGACGAACTCGAACACGGCCTGGCTGTGCTTGCGGGGGCGGTCGCAGCGATCCGCGGGGGCTGA
- a CDS encoding indolepyruvate ferredoxin oxidoreductase family protein, with protein MTELADRELIPAPYDLADRYRVGAGTVVLTGVQAIARQLVEQHVRDLRAGRRIGTFVSGYQGSPLGGVDKMLAGMPGVLSEHDITFIPGLNEELAATSVWGSQGELPEGAATHDGVVGVWYGKGPGLDRATDALRHANMYGASARGGMLLLVGDDPASKSSTVPAVSERSLAAMNIPVLFPRNAREIITMGLHGVALSRASGCVVALKIVADVADGAWTVDGSVGDIDITVPEILWEGRPFAYKQRPMAAPTDSVIAEADLYGPRWELVQSYSTANNLDVIEVNPPHATVGIAATGTTFDAVRQALLDLGVEDADLMRAGVRLLRIGMPFPIAGPRVREFADGLDHLIVVEDKTAFIETQIREILYGATDAPRIIGKRDLDGKPLFAQDGELTTGRIIAPLRRALNAHPDMLGLTKKRPLPQPLSLSVLPAKRAAYFCSGCPHNRSTAVPEGSLAGGGIGCHTMVTMSGREDSKVLGLTQMGGEGAQWIGQAPFTQVPHLFQNVGDGTYFHSGQLAVQACVAAGVNITYKLLYNDVVAMTGAQDAEGALAVPKLTHKLMIEGVKQIIVCADEPSKYRKRDLAPGTKLWHRDRLDEAQRVLREVPGVTVLIYDQHCAADARRQRKRGTLPTRRTRVVINEAVCEGCGDCGTKSNCLSVQPVDTEFGRKTRIDQTSCNTDYTCMDGDCPSFVTVELPDPADAKTKKRKKTQHPEPPALPAIAHTAPITTQNVFLAGIGGTGIVTVNQVLATAALRAGYDVASLDQIGLSQKAGPVVSHLRFVAGELEPANRLTPGSADCIIAFDLLAATDNKNLAYGSAQTTLSVASTSQTPTGDMVYDKSVTYPETATLLSRLERASRAVQSFDALTAAEVLFGNTAAANFLLVGAACQNGGLRIPAAAIEEAISINGVAVAANIAAFRWGRTAIAKPDLFAAATTRKQREKAEITVPPILFDGLTATGETRRLVELRAAELIGFQGIKVAREYVGTVQRIWAAEQQLTSRTEFSEQVARGLYKFTAYKDEYEVARRLTDPEFLDEVTAQLPDGANLTYKLHPPVLRALGRKKKIGMGPNSHVALRLLAKGKRLRGTKFDLFGYAHVRKVERVLLAHYTDMVCTLAADLTTENYDRAVQAAGLTDMVRGYEDIKLANAELYCEQLRTLGIEPPQL; from the coding sequence CTGGCCGGCATGCCGGGAGTGCTGTCCGAGCACGACATCACTTTCATCCCCGGCCTCAACGAAGAGCTCGCCGCCACCTCGGTGTGGGGCAGCCAGGGCGAGCTGCCCGAGGGCGCCGCGACCCACGACGGCGTGGTCGGCGTCTGGTACGGCAAGGGCCCGGGCCTGGACCGCGCCACCGACGCGCTGCGGCACGCCAATATGTACGGCGCGAGTGCGCGCGGCGGCATGCTGCTGCTGGTCGGCGACGATCCGGCCTCCAAGTCCTCCACCGTGCCCGCGGTGAGCGAGCGTTCGCTGGCGGCGATGAACATTCCGGTGTTGTTCCCGCGCAACGCCCGCGAGATCATCACCATGGGCTTGCACGGTGTCGCGCTGTCGCGGGCCAGCGGCTGCGTCGTGGCGCTGAAGATCGTCGCCGATGTCGCCGACGGTGCCTGGACGGTCGACGGCTCGGTCGGCGACATCGACATCACCGTCCCCGAAATCCTCTGGGAAGGCCGGCCGTTCGCCTACAAGCAGCGCCCGATGGCCGCACCCACCGACAGCGTCATCGCCGAGGCCGACCTCTACGGCCCGCGCTGGGAGCTGGTGCAGTCCTACAGCACCGCCAACAACCTCGACGTGATCGAGGTGAACCCGCCGCACGCCACCGTCGGAATCGCCGCCACCGGAACCACTTTCGATGCGGTCCGGCAGGCCCTGCTCGATCTCGGCGTCGAGGACGCCGACCTGATGCGCGCCGGCGTCCGGCTCCTCCGCATCGGCATGCCGTTCCCGATCGCCGGCCCGCGGGTCCGCGAATTCGCCGACGGCCTGGACCATCTCATCGTCGTCGAGGACAAGACCGCGTTCATCGAGACCCAGATCCGCGAAATCCTGTACGGCGCCACCGATGCCCCGCGCATCATCGGCAAGCGCGACCTGGACGGCAAGCCGCTGTTCGCGCAGGACGGCGAGCTCACCACCGGCCGCATCATCGCGCCGCTGCGCCGCGCCCTCAACGCGCACCCCGACATGCTCGGCCTCACCAAGAAGCGTCCACTGCCGCAGCCGCTTTCGCTGTCGGTGCTGCCCGCCAAGCGCGCCGCCTACTTCTGCAGCGGCTGCCCGCACAACCGTTCCACCGCGGTCCCGGAGGGTTCGCTCGCCGGCGGCGGTATCGGCTGCCACACCATGGTCACCATGTCCGGCCGCGAGGACTCCAAGGTGCTCGGCCTGACCCAGATGGGCGGCGAGGGCGCGCAGTGGATCGGCCAGGCCCCGTTCACCCAGGTACCGCACCTGTTCCAGAACGTCGGCGACGGAACCTATTTCCACTCCGGCCAACTGGCCGTGCAGGCCTGCGTCGCGGCCGGGGTGAACATCACCTACAAGCTGCTCTACAACGACGTCGTCGCGATGACCGGCGCACAGGACGCCGAAGGCGCACTGGCGGTACCGAAGCTGACGCACAAGCTCATGATCGAGGGCGTCAAGCAGATCATCGTCTGCGCCGACGAGCCCTCGAAGTACCGCAAGCGCGATCTCGCGCCCGGCACCAAGCTGTGGCACCGCGACCGCCTGGACGAGGCCCAGCGCGTGCTGCGCGAAGTCCCCGGCGTCACCGTCCTCATCTACGACCAGCACTGTGCCGCCGACGCGCGCCGCCAGCGCAAGCGCGGCACCCTGCCGACCCGCCGCACCCGCGTCGTCATCAACGAAGCGGTCTGCGAGGGCTGCGGCGACTGTGGCACCAAGAGCAACTGCCTGTCCGTGCAGCCGGTCGACACCGAGTTCGGCCGCAAGACCCGCATCGATCAGACCTCCTGCAACACCGACTACACCTGCATGGACGGCGACTGCCCGTCGTTCGTCACCGTGGAGCTGCCCGATCCGGCGGATGCGAAGACCAAGAAGCGCAAGAAGACTCAGCACCCCGAGCCGCCCGCGCTCCCCGCTATCGCGCACACCGCGCCGATCACCACGCAGAACGTCTTCCTGGCCGGCATCGGCGGCACCGGCATCGTGACCGTCAACCAGGTCCTGGCCACCGCCGCCCTGCGCGCCGGCTACGACGTGGCGAGCCTGGATCAGATCGGCCTGAGCCAGAAGGCCGGCCCGGTTGTGTCGCACTTGCGCTTCGTGGCAGGCGAACTGGAGCCCGCCAATCGGCTCACCCCGGGCTCGGCCGACTGCATCATCGCCTTCGACCTGCTCGCCGCCACCGACAACAAGAACCTCGCCTACGGTTCGGCGCAGACCACCCTTTCGGTCGCTTCGACCAGCCAAACCCCCACCGGCGACATGGTTTACGACAAGTCGGTGACCTACCCGGAAACCGCCACGTTGCTGTCCCGGCTGGAACGGGCTTCGCGCGCGGTGCAGTCGTTCGACGCACTCACTGCCGCCGAGGTCCTGTTCGGCAACACCGCCGCCGCCAACTTCCTGCTGGTCGGCGCGGCCTGCCAGAACGGCGGACTGCGGATTCCGGCCGCCGCCATCGAGGAGGCCATCAGCATCAACGGTGTCGCGGTCGCCGCGAACATCGCCGCCTTCCGCTGGGGCCGCACCGCCATCGCCAAGCCGGACCTCTTCGCCGCGGCGACCACCCGCAAGCAGCGCGAGAAGGCCGAGATCACCGTCCCGCCAATCCTGTTCGACGGCTTGACCGCCACCGGCGAAACCCGCCGCCTGGTCGAGTTGCGGGCGGCGGAGCTGATCGGCTTCCAGGGCATCAAGGTGGCCCGGGAGTATGTCGGTACGGTGCAGCGCATCTGGGCCGCCGAACAGCAGCTCACCAGCCGCACCGAATTCAGCGAGCAGGTGGCGCGCGGCCTGTACAAGTTCACCGCCTACAAGGACGAGTACGAGGTGGCCCGCCGCCTGACCGACCCGGAATTCCTGGACGAGGTCACCGCCCAGCTCCCGGACGGCGCGAACCTCACCTACAAACTGCATCCGCCGGTGCTGCGCGCCCTGGGCCGCAAGAAGAAGATCGGCATGGGCCCCAACAGCCACGTCGCCCTGCGCTTGCTGGCCAAGGGAAAGCGCCTGCGCGGCACGAAGTTCGATCTCTTCGGTTACGCCCACGTCCGCAAGGTGGAGCGCGTCCTGCTCGCGCACTACACCGACATGGTGTGCACCCTGGCCGCCGACCTGACCACGGAGAACTACGACCGCGCGGTCCAAGCTGCCGGCCTGACCGACATGGTCCGCGGTTACGAGGACATCAAGCTGGCCAACGCCGAGCTCTACTGCGAGCAGCTGCGCACGCTCGGCATCGAGCCCCCGCAGCTGTAA